GTGGCACGCCTTCCTGCCGAGCGTCCGCCCCGGCCAGCGCTACGGCTACCGCGTGCACGGCCCCTACGACCCGGCGGCGGGGCACCGGTGCAACCCGGCCAAGCTGCTGCTGGACCCGTACGCCAAGGCGATCGACGGGCAGGACGACGGCGACGAGTCCCTCTTCTCGTACCGCTTCGACGACCCGTCGGCCTTCAACGACGACGACAGCCTCGGCCACACGGCCCTGTCGGTCGTCATCAACCCCTTCTTCGACTGGAGCCGCGACGTCACGCCGCGGCACGAGTACCACGAGTCGGTCATCTACGAGGCGCACGTCAAGGGCCTGACGATGACGCACCCCGACATCCCCGAGGAGCTGCGCGGCACCTACGCCGCCGTCGGGCACCCGGCGATGGTCAAGCACCTCGTGGAGCTGGGCGTCACGGCCGTCGAGCTCATGCCCGTCCACCAGTTCGTCCAGGACACCCACCTCGTCGACAAGGGCCTGTCGAACTACTGGGGCTACAACACGATCGGATTCTTCGCGCCGCACGGCCAGTACTCCTCGTCCGGCACGCGCGGCGAGCAGGTCCCCGAGTTCAAGGCGATGGTGCTGGCGCTCCACCAGGCGGGCATCGAGGTCATCCTCGACGTCGTCTACAACCACACGGCCGAGGGCAACGAGCGGGGCCCGACGCTGTCGTTCCGGGGCATCGACAACGCCGCGTACTACCGGCTCGTCGACTCGGACAAGCGCCACTACTTCGACACCACGGGCACGGGCAACAGCCTGCTCATGCGCCACCCGCACGTCCTGCAGCTCATCATGGACTCGCTGCGCTACTGGGTCACCGAGATGCACGTCGACGGCTTCCGCTTCGACCTCGCCTCGACCCTGGCCCGCCAGTTCCACGAGGTGGACCGCCTGTCGGCGTTCTTCGACCTCATCCAGCAGGACCCGGTCGTCAGCCAGGTCAAGCTCATCGCCGAGCCCTGGGACGTCGGCGAGGGGGGCTACCAGGTGGGCGGCTTCCCGCCCCTGTGGACGGAGTGGAACGGCAAGTACCGCGACACCGTCCGCGACTTCTGGCGCGGCGAGGGCGGCACCCTGGCCGAGTTCGCCAGCCGCATCACCGGGTCGAGCGACCTCTACGAGTCCTCGCGCCGCCGCCCCGTCGCGTCCATCAACTTCGTCACGGCGCACGACGGCTTCACGATGCGGGACCTCGTGTCCTACAACGACAAGCACAACGAGGCCAACGGCGAGGGCGGGGCCGACGGGGAGAGCCACAACAGCTCGTGGAACTGCGGCGTCGAGGGGCCGACGGACGACCCCGAGGTGCTCGTCCTCCGCTCGCGCCAGCAGCACAACTTCCTGCTGACCCTCCTGCTGAGCCAGGGCGTGCCGATGATCGCCCACGGCGACGAGCTGGGCCGGACGCAGGGGGGCAACAACAACGTCTACTGCCAGGACAACGAGACCGCCTGGATCGACTGGCAGCTCGACGACCAGCAGCGCGAGCTGCTCGCCTTCACCCGGCGCGCGGTCCACCTGCGCAAGGCCCACCCGATCTTCCGGCGCCGCCGGTTCTTCCGCGGCGAGGCCTCCAAGGGCGGGCAGTCCGACCTCTCGGACATCGTCTGGATGACCCCGGCCGCCGGCGTCATGCGCGACGGCGACTGGAACAGCCACTTCGCCCGCGCGGTCATGGTGTGGCTCAACGGCCACGACATCCCCGAGCCCGGGCCCCGCGGCGAGCGCGTGGACGACGACTCCTTCCTCGTCCTCT
The sequence above is a segment of the Pseudokineococcus lusitanus genome. Coding sequences within it:
- the glgX gene encoding glycogen debranching protein GlgX, whose product is MLTYPGSPYPLGATYDGTGTNFALFSEVAERVELCLIGDDGRETRVPLTEVDGFVWHAFLPSVRPGQRYGYRVHGPYDPAAGHRCNPAKLLLDPYAKAIDGQDDGDESLFSYRFDDPSAFNDDDSLGHTALSVVINPFFDWSRDVTPRHEYHESVIYEAHVKGLTMTHPDIPEELRGTYAAVGHPAMVKHLVELGVTAVELMPVHQFVQDTHLVDKGLSNYWGYNTIGFFAPHGQYSSSGTRGEQVPEFKAMVLALHQAGIEVILDVVYNHTAEGNERGPTLSFRGIDNAAYYRLVDSDKRHYFDTTGTGNSLLMRHPHVLQLIMDSLRYWVTEMHVDGFRFDLASTLARQFHEVDRLSAFFDLIQQDPVVSQVKLIAEPWDVGEGGYQVGGFPPLWTEWNGKYRDTVRDFWRGEGGTLAEFASRITGSSDLYESSRRRPVASINFVTAHDGFTMRDLVSYNDKHNEANGEGGADGESHNSSWNCGVEGPTDDPEVLVLRSRQQHNFLLTLLLSQGVPMIAHGDELGRTQGGNNNVYCQDNETAWIDWQLDDQQRELLAFTRRAVHLRKAHPIFRRRRFFRGEASKGGQSDLSDIVWMTPAAGVMRDGDWNSHFARAVMVWLNGHDIPEPGPRGERVDDDSFLVLYNSHHEVLEFVMPDAAYGPAWRVLVDTASLLDGQVVQAGQSLHLGARSQVVLVADPEAAAEEVRTAARASAAADGGATARRTRAASTPGATDSPATPVAGSRRTPRRRKGDPR